A part of Vigna radiata var. radiata cultivar VC1973A unplaced genomic scaffold, Vradiata_ver6 scaffold_285, whole genome shotgun sequence genomic DNA contains:
- the LOC106779413 gene encoding UPF0481 protein At3g47200 isoform X2, with translation MEGKSRDVAIEIERLEREWTEMLQNVKLPEMNDISMQNIYRVPQHIRESNPKAYTPLIVSIGPYHYNSFGAMEELKLKYLMGFLNRTRLPMREFAVKIKELEEKIRSCYADTIKCNDDDFLKMILVDACFIIELFLRCHEYSYWMEKDPLLLKPWMLDYIQDDLLLLENQLPFFVLEQLYNLTGMNEKLLDITFNYFKKESLRIMCPRESPEHFTDFLRSSIISSSKLGLENLEKRKVKHVYSASQLMEAGLQFQVNPNKSFLDLTYPKHGVLSMPILTIHDGTEVLFRNMMAYEHCHLSSTYIISQYVAFLDFLINTEKDVNVLVDKKIIVNLMGDTNAVVTMINNLSSNIAMSYFNSHYFSICNNLNHFYENPFNKYKAIFIHEYFNTPWKIASTTAAIMLLLLTFIQTVCSIISVVRGK, from the exons ATGGAAGGAAAATCAAGAGATGTAGCGATTGAAATAGAACGTTTAGAGAGAGAATGGACTGAGATGCTTCAAAATGTGAAACTTCCAGAAATGAATGATATCTCTATGCAAAACATTTATAGGGTACCACAACATATTCGTGAAAGCAATCCCAAAGCCTACACGCCTCTAATTGTTTCCATTGGCCCTTATCATTACAATAGTTTTGGGGCCATGGAGGAGCTTAAACTGAAATATCTTATGGGATTCCTAAATCGAACACGACTACCTATGCGAGAATTTGCtgtcaaaattaaagaattggAAGAAAAAATTCGAAGTTGTTATGCAGACACTATTAAATGTAATGatgatgattttttaaagaTGATTTTAGTTGATGCTTGCTTTATCATTGAACTTTTTCTAAGATGCCACGAATACAGTTACTGGATGGAAAAAGATCCATTGCTGCTAAAACCATGGATGCTAGACTATATTCAGGATGATTTGCTACTTCTCGAGAATCAACTTCCGTTCTTTGTTCTTGAACAACTTTACAACCTCACTGGTATGAATGAGAAATTACTTGACAttactttcaattattttaagaaagaaagtTTAAGAATCATGTGTCCAAGAGAGAGTCCAGAACACTTCACTGATTTTTTAAGATCTTCTATAATATCATCATCAAAGCTTGGTCTTGAAAATCTGGAAAAACGGAAAGTTAAACATGTATACAGTGCAAGCCAACTAATGGAGGCAGGTCTTCAGTTCCAGGTCAATCCAAATAAAAGCTTCCTTGACTTGACCTATCCTAAACATGGAGTGCTGAGCATGCCAATCTTGACTATACATGACGGTACAGAAGTTTTGTTCAGGAATATGATGGCATATGAACATTGCCACCTTTCGTCTACATATATCATTTCTCAATATGTAGCGTTCCTAGATTTTCTGATCAATACAGAAAAGGATGTGAACGTACTTGTTGACAAGAAAATTATTGTCAATTTGATGGGTGATACTAATGCAGTGGTTACAATGATTAATAATTTGAGCTCAAATATTGCTATGTCATATTTCAATTCACACTATTTCTCCATCTGCAATAACTTAAATCATTTCTATGAAAATCCTTTCAACAAGTACAAGGCTATATTCATACACGAATACTTCAACACTCCTTGGAAAATAGCTTCTACTACTGCTGCAATTATGCTACTTTTGCTTACGTTTATTCAGACTGTATGTTCAATCATCTCAGTAGTTCGTG GTAAATAA
- the LOC106779413 gene encoding UPF0481 protein At3g47200 isoform X1, with amino-acid sequence MEGKSRDVAIEIERLEREWTEMLQNVKLPEMNDISMQNIYRVPQHIRESNPKAYTPLIVSIGPYHYNSFGAMEELKLKYLMGFLNRTRLPMREFAVKIKELEEKIRSCYADTIKCNDDDFLKMILVDACFIIELFLRCHEYSYWMEKDPLLLKPWMLDYIQDDLLLLENQLPFFVLEQLYNLTGMNEKLLDITFNYFKKESLRIMCPRESPEHFTDFLRSSIISSSKLGLENLEKRKVKHVYSASQLMEAGLQFQVNPNKSFLDLTYPKHGVLSMPILTIHDGTEVLFRNMMAYEHCHLSSTYIISQYVAFLDFLINTEKDVNVLVDKKIIVNLMGDTNAVVTMINNLSSNIAMSYFNSHYFSICNNLNHFYENPFNKYKAIFIHEYFNTPWKIASTTAAIMLLLLTFIQTVCSIISVVRGKKSLYVY; translated from the coding sequence ATGGAAGGAAAATCAAGAGATGTAGCGATTGAAATAGAACGTTTAGAGAGAGAATGGACTGAGATGCTTCAAAATGTGAAACTTCCAGAAATGAATGATATCTCTATGCAAAACATTTATAGGGTACCACAACATATTCGTGAAAGCAATCCCAAAGCCTACACGCCTCTAATTGTTTCCATTGGCCCTTATCATTACAATAGTTTTGGGGCCATGGAGGAGCTTAAACTGAAATATCTTATGGGATTCCTAAATCGAACACGACTACCTATGCGAGAATTTGCtgtcaaaattaaagaattggAAGAAAAAATTCGAAGTTGTTATGCAGACACTATTAAATGTAATGatgatgattttttaaagaTGATTTTAGTTGATGCTTGCTTTATCATTGAACTTTTTCTAAGATGCCACGAATACAGTTACTGGATGGAAAAAGATCCATTGCTGCTAAAACCATGGATGCTAGACTATATTCAGGATGATTTGCTACTTCTCGAGAATCAACTTCCGTTCTTTGTTCTTGAACAACTTTACAACCTCACTGGTATGAATGAGAAATTACTTGACAttactttcaattattttaagaaagaaagtTTAAGAATCATGTGTCCAAGAGAGAGTCCAGAACACTTCACTGATTTTTTAAGATCTTCTATAATATCATCATCAAAGCTTGGTCTTGAAAATCTGGAAAAACGGAAAGTTAAACATGTATACAGTGCAAGCCAACTAATGGAGGCAGGTCTTCAGTTCCAGGTCAATCCAAATAAAAGCTTCCTTGACTTGACCTATCCTAAACATGGAGTGCTGAGCATGCCAATCTTGACTATACATGACGGTACAGAAGTTTTGTTCAGGAATATGATGGCATATGAACATTGCCACCTTTCGTCTACATATATCATTTCTCAATATGTAGCGTTCCTAGATTTTCTGATCAATACAGAAAAGGATGTGAACGTACTTGTTGACAAGAAAATTATTGTCAATTTGATGGGTGATACTAATGCAGTGGTTACAATGATTAATAATTTGAGCTCAAATATTGCTATGTCATATTTCAATTCACACTATTTCTCCATCTGCAATAACTTAAATCATTTCTATGAAAATCCTTTCAACAAGTACAAGGCTATATTCATACACGAATACTTCAACACTCCTTGGAAAATAGCTTCTACTACTGCTGCAATTATGCTACTTTTGCTTACGTTTATTCAGACTGTATGTTCAATCATCTCAGTAGTTCGTGGTAAGAAATCATTATACGTATACTAA